A stretch of DNA from Thermanaerosceptrum fracticalcis:
CCTGGAGTGCCGCGGGCGTTTACATGGCGGCCACCCTGGGCGTACCCACCCAAGCCTATGCCCCCTGGGCCGTCATGTGCTACCTGGGCTTTATCATTGCCTGGCTTTACGGTTACACCGGTAAGGCCATCTGGAAACAACGAGAAACCAAGAGAGAGAATTCTGTCGCCATGTAATAACCTTTCAGCCCATTGGAGGTGTCAGCATTGTTTAAAATTCTAAAAGGGGGCCGGGTCTTTTCTCCCGAGGACACAGGGGAGAAAGACTTGCTCCTGGCGGGAAATTCCATTGCCTATATAGCGGAAAAGATTGATCCCTCACCGGTTTACGGAGAGGTAGAGGTCATCGATGTTAAGGGAAAATACGTGGTTCCTGGGTTCATCGACCAGCACGTTCATTTGATCGGGGGAGGCGGGGAAGCAGGTTTTGCCTCCCGTACCCCCGAGGTGATGCTGAGCAGGGTAACCAGAGCAGGCATTACCACGGTGGTTGGCTGCCTGGGAACTGACGGTACCACACGCCATATGGCCTCATTACTGGCCAAAGCCCGGGGACTGGAGGCAGAAGGACTCTCTACGTATATTTATACAGGGGCTTATGAAGTTCCAACCCGTACCATTACGGATAATGTGAGGAATGACATTATTCTTATTGATAAAGTCCTAGGCTGTGGAGAAATCGCCATCTCAGATCACCGCTCGGCTCAGCCCAGCAAGGAGGATATCGCTAAACTGGCGGCGGAGGCCAGGGTAGGAGGAATCTTAAGCGGAAAAGCCGGCGTCTTACACCTCCACGTAGGGGACGGCCGGCACAAGCTGGGAATGTTGTTTGAGATCCTGGAGGAAACGGAGATTCCCATCAGCCAGTTTACTCCAACCCATATCAATCGTAACCCGTATCTTTTGGAAGATGGTATCAGATTTGCCAAAATGGGTGGGATGATTGACATGACCTCGGGGGTAAGTCCTGGGGCCGGGGCCGATAAATCGGTAAAAGCCTCCCGGGCTATAAAATATTGCCTGGAGCAAGGGGTGGCTATAGACCGGATCACTATGAGTTCTGATGGGAACGGAAGTATGCCCCTTTTTGATGAAAAGGGAGGAATCCAGAGA
This window harbors:
- the iadA gene encoding beta-aspartyl-peptidase; protein product: MSALFKILKGGRVFSPEDTGEKDLLLAGNSIAYIAEKIDPSPVYGEVEVIDVKGKYVVPGFIDQHVHLIGGGGEAGFASRTPEVMLSRVTRAGITTVVGCLGTDGTTRHMASLLAKARGLEAEGLSTYIYTGAYEVPTRTITDNVRNDIILIDKVLGCGEIAISDHRSAQPSKEDIAKLAAEARVGGILSGKAGVLHLHVGDGRHKLGMLFEILEETEIPISQFTPTHINRNPYLLEDGIRFAKMGGMIDMTSGVSPGAGADKSVKASRAIKYCLEQGVAIDRITMSSDGNGSMPLFDEKGGIQRLLVAELDSLYTEFKSLILEEKVNLSDALKVITQNPAQSLKLYPRKGSLQVGGDADIVVLDQDLNIEYVFARGQCMVKQGQAVVKGNFEK